One window of uncultured Erythrobacter sp. genomic DNA carries:
- a CDS encoding thymidine kinase, whose product MAKLYFYYSSMNAGKSTTLLQADFNYRERGMATMVWTAELDTRSAGMVKSRIGLEAGAHHYRPETDMKAEVLAQHQETKLDCVLVDEAQFLTEAQVWQLAALADEHGIPVLCYGLRTDFLGALFPGSAVLLGIADALVELKAVCHCGRKASMNLRVTEDGKAVSEGAQTEIGGNDRYVALCRKHFSEALKA is encoded by the coding sequence ATGGCAAAGCTCTATTTCTACTATTCCAGCATGAATGCGGGGAAATCGACCACGCTGCTGCAAGCGGACTTCAACTATCGCGAGCGCGGAATGGCGACGATGGTGTGGACCGCAGAGCTCGACACACGCAGCGCGGGTATGGTGAAGAGCCGCATCGGGCTGGAGGCTGGCGCGCATCACTATCGCCCTGAAACCGACATGAAGGCCGAAGTGCTGGCGCAGCATCAGGAGACGAAGCTCGATTGCGTGTTGGTGGATGAGGCGCAGTTTCTGACCGAGGCGCAAGTGTGGCAGCTGGCAGCGCTTGCCGACGAGCATGGGATTCCAGTGCTGTGTTACGGCCTGCGCACCGATTTCCTCGGCGCGCTCTTCCCCGGTTCGGCGGTGCTGCTGGGCATTGCTGATGCATTGGTCGAGCTGAAAGCGGTGTGCCATTGCGGGCGCAAAGCCTCGATGAACCTGCGCGTGACCGAAGACGGCAAAGCTGTCAGCGAAGGCGCGCAGACCGAGATCGGCGGGAATGACCGCTATGTCGCTTTGTGCCGCAAACATTTCAGCGAGGCGCTGAAGGCTTAG
- a CDS encoding AbgT family transporter has protein sequence MASAADAPKAEGMTGFLGWIERNGNKLPDPVFLFFYLIIALVIISIISAALGVSALHPTSIDENTGGALKIEAVSLFAADNIQRLWVEMPKTFTHFHPLGYVLVVMLGAGVAERSGFFAAGMAKAVKSAPKALLTPVVALVAMLGNHAADAGYVVLIPLAGILFAAAGRHPLAGIAAAFAGVSGGFSANISPGQLDALLFGITEEAVGASALDPAWTANIAGNWYFISAMTVLFLPIIWYVTDKVIEPKLGVWTGGATAGAAEDGTSPDPTAHDGDLASKGLAHAGIAALAVIALWAVMVFAPGTPLINEAACLNDAGARIADCSIHSELRPFYQSLVAAFFVLFLACGWAYGRATGTINNHRDLVNMMSESMKDMGYYLVLAFAAAHFVAMFGWSNLGLISAVHGAAAIQSTGLPLPIVLGLMVLFAALLNLFVGSASAKWALLAPILVPMLMLLGISPEGATAAYRVGDSATNIITPLMVYFPLILVFAQRWKKDFGLGSLTAMMVPYSIFLLISGTLLIVLWFYLGLPLGPDAPVEYVLPGAGG, from the coding sequence ATGGCATCGGCAGCAGACGCGCCAAAGGCTGAAGGCATGACCGGCTTTCTTGGCTGGATTGAGCGGAACGGGAACAAGCTGCCTGATCCGGTCTTCTTGTTCTTCTATCTGATTATCGCGCTGGTCATCATCTCGATCATCAGTGCGGCGTTGGGCGTTTCGGCGCTCCACCCGACTTCGATTGACGAGAATACCGGAGGCGCGTTGAAGATCGAAGCGGTGAGCCTGTTTGCCGCTGACAATATCCAGCGCCTGTGGGTCGAAATGCCCAAGACTTTCACCCATTTCCATCCGCTCGGTTACGTCCTCGTAGTGATGCTGGGTGCGGGCGTGGCAGAGCGTTCGGGCTTCTTCGCAGCGGGCATGGCCAAGGCTGTGAAGAGCGCTCCCAAGGCGCTGCTGACGCCGGTTGTGGCGCTGGTTGCGATGCTGGGCAACCACGCCGCCGACGCGGGCTATGTGGTGCTGATCCCGCTCGCTGGCATCCTGTTCGCCGCCGCTGGTCGTCACCCTCTGGCGGGCATCGCCGCTGCCTTTGCAGGCGTGTCGGGCGGTTTCTCGGCCAATATCTCGCCCGGCCAGCTCGACGCATTGCTGTTCGGCATCACCGAAGAAGCCGTGGGAGCAAGCGCGCTCGATCCCGCATGGACCGCGAATATTGCGGGCAACTGGTACTTCATCAGCGCGATGACCGTGCTGTTCCTGCCGATCATCTGGTACGTCACCGACAAGGTGATCGAGCCAAAACTGGGCGTATGGACCGGCGGCGCGACTGCCGGTGCAGCCGAAGACGGCACCAGCCCCGATCCGACCGCGCATGACGGTGACCTGGCTTCCAAGGGCCTTGCCCATGCAGGCATCGCAGCGCTCGCTGTGATTGCTCTGTGGGCTGTGATGGTGTTCGCACCGGGCACGCCGCTCATCAACGAGGCAGCCTGCCTGAACGATGCCGGCGCGCGGATCGCCGATTGCTCGATCCACAGCGAATTGCGCCCGTTCTACCAGTCGCTGGTCGCGGCGTTCTTCGTGCTCTTCCTCGCCTGCGGCTGGGCCTATGGCCGCGCAACGGGGACGATCAACAATCACCGCGATCTGGTCAACATGATGTCCGAAAGCATGAAGGACATGGGCTATTACCTCGTCCTCGCCTTTGCAGCGGCGCATTTTGTCGCGATGTTCGGCTGGTCCAATCTCGGCCTGATTTCGGCGGTGCATGGGGCGGCTGCGATCCAGTCGACCGGCCTGCCGCTCCCGATTGTGCTCGGCCTGATGGTGCTGTTTGCCGCGCTGCTCAACCTGTTTGTGGGTTCGGCAAGCGCGAAGTGGGCACTGCTCGCGCCGATCCTCGTGCCAATGCTGATGCTGCTCGGGATCAGCCCTGAGGGCGCCACCGCGGCCTACCGCGTCGGCGACAGCGCGACCAATATCATCACTCCGCTGATGGTCTATTTCCCGCTGATCCTCGTCTTCGCGCAGCGTTGGAAGAAGGATTTCGGACTTGGCAGCCTTACCGCGATGATGGTGCCCTATTCGATCTTCCTGCTCATTTCGGGCACTCTGCTGATCGTGCTGTGGTTCTATCTCGGACTGCCGCTGGGCCCCGATGCGCCGGTTGAATATGTCCTGCCCGGCGCGGGCGGATAG
- a CDS encoding YceI family protein — MNLLRLTLLSLLAALAMPASIGAQTGAALDYRLDASASEVTARVGFFGLSSKTARFPEMEGNVTVVPGAPERAVIDVTFDAAQIEAPDDTTLRRLRGEKFFWVERYPTIRFVGRSITLSSPTRGTVTGELTARGVTRTETLDVTFASDPTSTSGRPVTFTAEMEIDRRDYGMRSYQLIVGNTVDIRLRARMVPR; from the coding sequence ATGAACCTGCTGCGCCTTACCCTGTTATCGCTGCTCGCCGCGCTCGCGATGCCCGCCAGCATTGGCGCGCAAACAGGAGCCGCGCTCGACTACCGGCTCGACGCCAGCGCCAGCGAAGTCACGGCGCGCGTCGGCTTCTTCGGCCTGTCGAGCAAGACCGCCCGCTTTCCCGAGATGGAGGGCAATGTCACGGTGGTGCCCGGAGCTCCGGAGCGCGCGGTGATCGATGTGACATTCGACGCGGCGCAGATTGAGGCGCCCGATGACACGACGCTAAGGCGGCTGCGCGGAGAGAAGTTCTTCTGGGTCGAGCGCTATCCCACGATCCGCTTTGTCGGACGCTCGATCACCCTTTCATCACCCACGCGCGGCACTGTGACGGGAGAGCTGACCGCGCGCGGAGTGACCCGCACCGAGACGCTCGATGTGACCTTCGCGAGCGATCCCACCAGCACCAGCGGAAGGCCCGTGACCTTCACCGCCGAGATGGAAATCGACCGGCGTGATTACGGGATGCGGAGTTATCAGCTGATTGTCGGCAACACGGTTGATATTCGTCTGCGCGCGCGGATGGTGCCGCGTTAG
- the rbfA gene encoding 30S ribosome-binding factor RbfA, with product MAKRQEFTSEQQSVRVLKVGERVRHILSELLARQEVHDEVVSASNIAVTEVRMSPDLRNASAYVKPLLGADEDDVVKALRQNTAFLQREVAKRLGLKFAPKLKFRKDESFDEADRIEALLRDPKVARDLSDDLGDDVEDGTE from the coding sequence ATGGCCAAACGACAAGAATTCACCAGCGAACAGCAATCGGTCCGCGTCCTCAAAGTGGGCGAGCGGGTGCGCCATATCCTGTCCGAACTGCTGGCGCGGCAAGAGGTGCATGACGAGGTTGTGAGCGCTTCCAACATCGCTGTGACCGAAGTGCGCATGAGCCCCGACCTGCGCAATGCGAGCGCTTATGTGAAGCCGCTTCTGGGGGCGGATGAGGACGACGTGGTCAAGGCTTTGCGCCAGAACACCGCCTTCCTCCAGCGCGAGGTCGCCAAGCGTCTGGGCCTGAAATTCGCGCCCAAGCTGAAGTTCCGCAAGGATGAAAGCTTCGACGAAGCCGACCGGATCGAGGCGCTGCTGCGCGATCCCAAGGTGGCGCGCGATCTAAGCGATGATTTGGGCGACGATGTGGAAGACGGAACCGAGTGA
- a CDS encoding DUF1697 domain-containing protein has protein sequence MARYLGLLGSINVGGNRIKMAELRDVLTEAGFKDIATVAASGNVIFTDDSDPAMLEIRLEDVVQSHFGFKSCAMVRSAEEVRAAIDENPFHGTEAHHGSDKMVHSIFLSQQPDKSAVDAVIEEHRAKGSERLALGDRVLFLDYVHGVGVSDLSNKFLEKRLGCKGTARNMNSLKNILAKMN, from the coding sequence CGGCAACCGGATCAAAATGGCCGAACTGCGCGACGTCCTGACCGAGGCGGGCTTCAAGGATATTGCGACCGTCGCGGCGAGCGGGAATGTGATTTTCACCGATGATAGCGACCCGGCGATGCTCGAAATCCGGCTTGAAGACGTGGTCCAGTCGCATTTCGGCTTCAAGTCATGCGCGATGGTCCGCTCAGCCGAAGAAGTGCGCGCGGCGATTGACGAAAATCCCTTTCACGGGACCGAGGCGCATCACGGCTCGGACAAGATGGTGCATTCGATCTTCCTCAGCCAGCAACCCGACAAGAGCGCGGTTGACGCCGTGATCGAGGAGCACCGCGCCAAAGGCAGCGAGCGGCTCGCGCTGGGTGACCGTGTGCTGTTTCTCGACTATGTGCACGGCGTGGGCGTCTCGGACCTTTCGAACAAGTTTCTGGAAAAGCGGCTTGGCTGCAAGGGCACTGCGCGCAATATGAACTCGCTCAAGAATATCCTCGCGAAGATGAACTGA